A genomic window from Syngnathus typhle isolate RoL2023-S1 ecotype Sweden linkage group LG18, RoL_Styp_1.0, whole genome shotgun sequence includes:
- the LOC133171447 gene encoding chondroadherin-like, with amino-acid sequence MRGAFQAVSELPTLADTREVPLRTHLSRKRSFQMSEEAFAGVTALTQLDVSNNKLRWLPRTLDLSRVANLTVANNPWSCTCQLAPLRRWMDANSRKTADAVCASPPAQRGKRVRDSTAFAACRLKPKRNKAAARH; translated from the exons ATGAGAGGAGCCTTTCAGGCCGTCAGCGAGCTTCCTACGCTCGCCGACACCCGTGAGGTTCCCCTGCGCACTCACTTGAGCAGAAAACGCTCGTTTCAGATGTCGGAGGAGGCGTTCGCCGGCGTAACAGCGCTGACCCAGCTGGACGTCAGCAACAACAAGCTGCGCTGGCTCCCCCGCACGCTGGACTTGTCTCGGGTGGCCAACTTGACCGTGGCCAACAACCCTTGGAGCTGCACCTGCCAGCTGGCGCCGCTGCGCAG GTGGATGGACGCAAACAGTCGTAAGACAGCGGACGCCGTGTGCGCCTCGCCGCCGGCGCAAAGAGGCAAACGGGTGCGAGACAGCACCGCCTTTGCCGCCTGCCGGCTCAAGCCCAAAAGAAACAAGGCGGCCGCACGCCACTGA
- the a1cf gene encoding APOBEC1 complementation factor isoform X3 has protein sequence METNQKAGGEGLAGAQKEAGLRALVQRTGYRLQQENGQRRYGGPPPGWDGPPPERGSEIFVGKLPRDLFEDELVPLCEKFGRIFEVRMMMDFNGNNRGYAFVTFGNKQEARAATKQLNNYEIRGGRLLGVCASVDNCRLFVGGIPKSKKREEILAEMRKVTEGAVDVIVYPSAADKSKNRGFAFVEYDSHRAAAMARRKLLPGRIQLWGHAIAVDWAEPEVEVDEDVMAAVKILYVRNLMLHTSEENIHKEFNAIKAGAVERVKKIRDYAFVHFTHRDDAINAMKALNGKVLDGSAMEVTLAKPVDKDSYVRYTRGTGGRGGRGGRGAPPPQDDYTALALGQVYDPTVAYLGAPVFYAPHAYAAAAPAHFRFPAAKGHFASRGVMRTPSVREVYMSVPVGAAGVRGLGGRGYLTYAAGSAGGSCRPGAAPKQADDKLYDLLPGMELTPMTPAAVGLKPAALKPAPQVLEELCEKNSWGAPVYQLHSAIGPDQRQLFLYKVTVPALATQNPNMLPFTPSKLSAAVDEAKAHAAEHTLHTLGLAAEGPDATLTTVAFPGM, from the exons ATGGAAACCAATCAGAAGGCAGGGGGGGAGGGACTAGCGGGAGCGCAGAAGGAGGCGGGGCTAAGGGCACTGGTGCAGAGGACGGGGTACCGCCTCCAGCAG GAGAACGGCCAGCGGCGGTACGGCGGGCCCCCGCCCGGCTGGGACGGGCCCcccccagaaagaggaagcgaaATCTTTGTGGGGAAACTCCCGCGAGATCTCTTTGAGGACGAGCTCGTACCGCTCTGCGAGAAG TTCGGTCGGATCTTTGAGGTGAGGATGATGATGGACTTCAACGGCAACAACCGCGGCTACGCCTTCGTCACCTTTGGCAACAAACAGGAGGCGCGAGCGGCCACCAAGCAGCTCAACAACTACGAGATCAG GGGCGGCCGCCTGCTGGGCGTGTGCGCCAGCGTGGACAACTGCCGACTGTTTGTGGGCGGCATCCCCAAGAGCAAAAAGCGGGAGGAGATCCTAGCCGAGATGCGCAAGGTGACCGAAGGAGCCGTGGACGTCATCGTCTATCCCAGCGCGGCAGACAAATCCAAAAACCGGGGCTTCGCCTTCGTAGAGTACGACAGCCACCGGGCGGCGGCCATGGCGCGTCGCAAACTGCTGCCAG GCCGCATCCAGCTGTGGGGTCACGCCATTGCGGTGGACTGGGCCGAGCCTGAGGTGGAGGTGGATGAGGACGTCATGGCCGCCGTCAAGATCCTCTATGTCAGGAATCTCATGCTGCACACCAGTGAGGAGAACATCCACAAGGAGTTCAATGCCATCAAAGCAG GTGCGGTGGAGCGAGTGAAGAAGATCCGAGACTACGCCTTTGTCCACTTCACGCACCGTGACGACGCCATTAACGCTATGAAAGCCCTCAACGGGAAG GTGTTGGATGGATCGGCGATGGAGGTGACGCTGGCCAAGCCGGTGGACAAGGACAGCTACGTGCGCTACACGCGAGGGACGGGAGGTCGAGGAGGTCGAGGAGGCCGAGGGGCTCCGCCGCCGCAGGACGACTACACTGCCCTTGCCCTGGGCCAG GTGTACGACCCCACCGTGGCGTACCTGGGGGCGCCGGTGTTCTACGCACCGCACGCGTATGCCGCTGCCGCCCCAGCCCACTTCCGCTTCCCGGCCGCCAAAGGTCACTTCGCAAGTCGCGGCGTGATGAGGACGCCGTCGGTTCGAG AAGTTTACATGAGTGTGCCTGTAGGGGCTGCGGGGGTGCGTGGGCTGGGCGGGCGGGGCTACCTTACATACGCAGCGGGGAGCGCTGGCGGCTCGTGTCGCCCGGGCGCCGCCCCCAAGCAAGCTGACGACAAGCTGTACGACCTTCTGCCTGGCATGGAGTTGACGCCCATGACGCCGGCCGCTGTCGGCCTCAAACCCGCCGCCCTCAAGCCGGCGCCGCAG gttctggaagagctgtgCGAGAAGAACAGCTGGGGGGCGCCGGTGTACCAGCTGCACTCAGCCATCGGACCTGACCAGCGCCAGCTCTTCCTCTACAAGGTCACCGTCCCAGCGTTGGCTACGCAGAATCCCAACAT GCTCCCGTTCACGCCAAGCAAGCTGAGCGCCGCTGTGGACGAAGCCAAGGCGCACGCGGCTGAGCACACGCTGCACACACTGGGGCTGGCCGCGGAGGGCCCCGACGCCACCCTCACCACGGTGGCCTTCCCAGGTATGTGA
- the a1cf gene encoding APOBEC1 complementation factor isoform X1, protein METNQKAGGEGLAGAQKEAGLRALVQRTGYRLQQENGQRRYGGPPPGWDGPPPERGSEIFVGKLPRDLFEDELVPLCEKFGRIFEVRMMMDFNGNNRGYAFVTFGNKQEARAATKQLNNYEIRGGRLLGVCASVDNCRLFVGGIPKSKKREEILAEMRKVTEGAVDVIVYPSAADKSKNRGFAFVEYDSHRAAAMARRKLLPGRIQLWGHAIAVDWAEPEVEVDEDVMAAVKILYVRNLMLHTSEENIHKEFNAIKAGAVERVKKIRDYAFVHFTHRDDAINAMKALNGKVLDGSAMEVTLAKPVDKDSYVRYTRGTGGRGGRGGRGAPPPQDDYTALALGQVYDPTVAYLGAPVFYAPHAYAAAAPAHFRFPAAKGHFASRGVMRTPSVREVYMSVPVGAAGVRGLGGRGYLTYAAGSAGGSCRPGAAPKQADDKLYDLLPGMELTPMTPAAVGLKPAALKPAPQVLEELCEKNSWGAPVYQLHSAIGPDQRQLFLYKVTVPALATQNPNMLPFTPSKLSAAVDEAKAHAAEHTLHTLGLAAEGPDATLTTVAFPGYALAAPAPGGVKQDGVAGVAAYAAYETYPAYAVATRHGDAYGVF, encoded by the exons ATGGAAACCAATCAGAAGGCAGGGGGGGAGGGACTAGCGGGAGCGCAGAAGGAGGCGGGGCTAAGGGCACTGGTGCAGAGGACGGGGTACCGCCTCCAGCAG GAGAACGGCCAGCGGCGGTACGGCGGGCCCCCGCCCGGCTGGGACGGGCCCcccccagaaagaggaagcgaaATCTTTGTGGGGAAACTCCCGCGAGATCTCTTTGAGGACGAGCTCGTACCGCTCTGCGAGAAG TTCGGTCGGATCTTTGAGGTGAGGATGATGATGGACTTCAACGGCAACAACCGCGGCTACGCCTTCGTCACCTTTGGCAACAAACAGGAGGCGCGAGCGGCCACCAAGCAGCTCAACAACTACGAGATCAG GGGCGGCCGCCTGCTGGGCGTGTGCGCCAGCGTGGACAACTGCCGACTGTTTGTGGGCGGCATCCCCAAGAGCAAAAAGCGGGAGGAGATCCTAGCCGAGATGCGCAAGGTGACCGAAGGAGCCGTGGACGTCATCGTCTATCCCAGCGCGGCAGACAAATCCAAAAACCGGGGCTTCGCCTTCGTAGAGTACGACAGCCACCGGGCGGCGGCCATGGCGCGTCGCAAACTGCTGCCAG GCCGCATCCAGCTGTGGGGTCACGCCATTGCGGTGGACTGGGCCGAGCCTGAGGTGGAGGTGGATGAGGACGTCATGGCCGCCGTCAAGATCCTCTATGTCAGGAATCTCATGCTGCACACCAGTGAGGAGAACATCCACAAGGAGTTCAATGCCATCAAAGCAG GTGCGGTGGAGCGAGTGAAGAAGATCCGAGACTACGCCTTTGTCCACTTCACGCACCGTGACGACGCCATTAACGCTATGAAAGCCCTCAACGGGAAG GTGTTGGATGGATCGGCGATGGAGGTGACGCTGGCCAAGCCGGTGGACAAGGACAGCTACGTGCGCTACACGCGAGGGACGGGAGGTCGAGGAGGTCGAGGAGGCCGAGGGGCTCCGCCGCCGCAGGACGACTACACTGCCCTTGCCCTGGGCCAG GTGTACGACCCCACCGTGGCGTACCTGGGGGCGCCGGTGTTCTACGCACCGCACGCGTATGCCGCTGCCGCCCCAGCCCACTTCCGCTTCCCGGCCGCCAAAGGTCACTTCGCAAGTCGCGGCGTGATGAGGACGCCGTCGGTTCGAG AAGTTTACATGAGTGTGCCTGTAGGGGCTGCGGGGGTGCGTGGGCTGGGCGGGCGGGGCTACCTTACATACGCAGCGGGGAGCGCTGGCGGCTCGTGTCGCCCGGGCGCCGCCCCCAAGCAAGCTGACGACAAGCTGTACGACCTTCTGCCTGGCATGGAGTTGACGCCCATGACGCCGGCCGCTGTCGGCCTCAAACCCGCCGCCCTCAAGCCGGCGCCGCAG gttctggaagagctgtgCGAGAAGAACAGCTGGGGGGCGCCGGTGTACCAGCTGCACTCAGCCATCGGACCTGACCAGCGCCAGCTCTTCCTCTACAAGGTCACCGTCCCAGCGTTGGCTACGCAGAATCCCAACAT GCTCCCGTTCACGCCAAGCAAGCTGAGCGCCGCTGTGGACGAAGCCAAGGCGCACGCGGCTGAGCACACGCTGCACACACTGGGGCTGGCCGCGGAGGGCCCCGACGCCACCCTCACCACGGTGGCCTTCCCAG GTTACGCTTTGGCCGCTCCGGCGCCGGGGGGCGTGAAGCAGGACGGCGTCGCTGGGGTGGCCGCGTACGCCGCCTACGAGACCTACCCCGCCTACGCCGTGGCCACGCGACACGGCGACGCCTACGGTGTGTTCTAA
- the a1cf gene encoding APOBEC1 complementation factor isoform X2, with amino-acid sequence METNQKAGGEGLAGAQKEAGLRALVQRTGYRLQQENGQRRYGGPPPGWDGPPPERGSEIFVGKLPRDLFEDELVPLCEKFGRIFEVRMMMDFNGNNRGYAFVTFGNKQEARAATKQLNNYEIRGGRLLGVCASVDNCRLFVGGIPKSKKREEILAEMRKVTEGAVDVIVYPSAADKSKNRGFAFVEYDSHRAAAMARRKLLPGRIQLWGHAIAVDWAEPEVEVDEDVMAAVKILYVRNLMLHTSEENIHKEFNAIKAGAVERVKKIRDYAFVHFTHRDDAINAMKALNGKVLDGSAMEVTLAKPVDKDSYVRYTRGTGGRGGRGGRGAPPPQDDYTALALGQVYDPTVAYLGAPVFYAPHAYAAAAPAHFRFPAAKGHFASRGVMRTPSVRGAAGVRGLGGRGYLTYAAGSAGGSCRPGAAPKQADDKLYDLLPGMELTPMTPAAVGLKPAALKPAPQVLEELCEKNSWGAPVYQLHSAIGPDQRQLFLYKVTVPALATQNPNMLPFTPSKLSAAVDEAKAHAAEHTLHTLGLAAEGPDATLTTVAFPGYALAAPAPGGVKQDGVAGVAAYAAYETYPAYAVATRHGDAYGVF; translated from the exons ATGGAAACCAATCAGAAGGCAGGGGGGGAGGGACTAGCGGGAGCGCAGAAGGAGGCGGGGCTAAGGGCACTGGTGCAGAGGACGGGGTACCGCCTCCAGCAG GAGAACGGCCAGCGGCGGTACGGCGGGCCCCCGCCCGGCTGGGACGGGCCCcccccagaaagaggaagcgaaATCTTTGTGGGGAAACTCCCGCGAGATCTCTTTGAGGACGAGCTCGTACCGCTCTGCGAGAAG TTCGGTCGGATCTTTGAGGTGAGGATGATGATGGACTTCAACGGCAACAACCGCGGCTACGCCTTCGTCACCTTTGGCAACAAACAGGAGGCGCGAGCGGCCACCAAGCAGCTCAACAACTACGAGATCAG GGGCGGCCGCCTGCTGGGCGTGTGCGCCAGCGTGGACAACTGCCGACTGTTTGTGGGCGGCATCCCCAAGAGCAAAAAGCGGGAGGAGATCCTAGCCGAGATGCGCAAGGTGACCGAAGGAGCCGTGGACGTCATCGTCTATCCCAGCGCGGCAGACAAATCCAAAAACCGGGGCTTCGCCTTCGTAGAGTACGACAGCCACCGGGCGGCGGCCATGGCGCGTCGCAAACTGCTGCCAG GCCGCATCCAGCTGTGGGGTCACGCCATTGCGGTGGACTGGGCCGAGCCTGAGGTGGAGGTGGATGAGGACGTCATGGCCGCCGTCAAGATCCTCTATGTCAGGAATCTCATGCTGCACACCAGTGAGGAGAACATCCACAAGGAGTTCAATGCCATCAAAGCAG GTGCGGTGGAGCGAGTGAAGAAGATCCGAGACTACGCCTTTGTCCACTTCACGCACCGTGACGACGCCATTAACGCTATGAAAGCCCTCAACGGGAAG GTGTTGGATGGATCGGCGATGGAGGTGACGCTGGCCAAGCCGGTGGACAAGGACAGCTACGTGCGCTACACGCGAGGGACGGGAGGTCGAGGAGGTCGAGGAGGCCGAGGGGCTCCGCCGCCGCAGGACGACTACACTGCCCTTGCCCTGGGCCAG GTGTACGACCCCACCGTGGCGTACCTGGGGGCGCCGGTGTTCTACGCACCGCACGCGTATGCCGCTGCCGCCCCAGCCCACTTCCGCTTCCCGGCCGCCAAAGGTCACTTCGCAAGTCGCGGCGTGATGAGGACGCCGTCGGTTCGAG GGGCTGCGGGGGTGCGTGGGCTGGGCGGGCGGGGCTACCTTACATACGCAGCGGGGAGCGCTGGCGGCTCGTGTCGCCCGGGCGCCGCCCCCAAGCAAGCTGACGACAAGCTGTACGACCTTCTGCCTGGCATGGAGTTGACGCCCATGACGCCGGCCGCTGTCGGCCTCAAACCCGCCGCCCTCAAGCCGGCGCCGCAG gttctggaagagctgtgCGAGAAGAACAGCTGGGGGGCGCCGGTGTACCAGCTGCACTCAGCCATCGGACCTGACCAGCGCCAGCTCTTCCTCTACAAGGTCACCGTCCCAGCGTTGGCTACGCAGAATCCCAACAT GCTCCCGTTCACGCCAAGCAAGCTGAGCGCCGCTGTGGACGAAGCCAAGGCGCACGCGGCTGAGCACACGCTGCACACACTGGGGCTGGCCGCGGAGGGCCCCGACGCCACCCTCACCACGGTGGCCTTCCCAG GTTACGCTTTGGCCGCTCCGGCGCCGGGGGGCGTGAAGCAGGACGGCGTCGCTGGGGTGGCCGCGTACGCCGCCTACGAGACCTACCCCGCCTACGCCGTGGCCACGCGACACGGCGACGCCTACGGTGTGTTCTAA
- the acsf2 gene encoding medium-chain acyl-CoA ligase ACSF2, mitochondrial isoform X1: MIANIVSRRVLLGNAVACCTGKRARSWPLASTSRGIHVDAPPVIPTLTSSYAHGTSSFSLLNATVGEALVRAADTWPDREAVIFVQDGVRKTFGDFNQDVERAASGLLAVGLRPGERLGIWGPNTYEWLLMQFATAKAGIIMVSVNPAYQLEEAEFALRKVGCKAVVCPEAFKTQKYCEMLRLICPEMATCPAGDIRSSRLPDLRCVIVLDGGRHPGAFSLDQVLQAGDGRSLRQLHELRLSCDDPINIQFTSGTTGQPKGATLTHHNVVNNAFFVGKRVGFDWQPSTRVCVPVPLYHCFGSVGGGICMAVHGISLVFPSPWYSSKDNLDAMQKEKCTFVYGTPTMYVDMTSQPDVHKYDLSSVVGGLIAGSPCPPELVKRIISTMGIKEITAHAVQLEPLQVAAERAVGALGDALHGVPAQGQLLHHAQLAQGSSGVDGQLVALQVQRGQVLHIVQGSGVERAQLVAAHVQPAQVLGAGEGAGAELAELVVVQAQHKEVDQRREDAFGQLADAVVVQVQVGEPAQVSEGVGLDAGDLVVRKVQVHQLAQALEGVGRELAQLAVLHVQRHQAAAVGEGGARNAAQRVPLQVEQPCGRRHAWDLLEARALADDVLQVAMAVARARALAGCSPGRREARQQQQQQAAHAPHLVLGLSRPTLGRRQKIGYGTTENSPVTFCGSPLDNMDRKCNTVGYIIDHTEAKIINPSNGQLLPLGSSGEILIRGYCVMLGYWNDPDKTRECIGEDGWYKTGDIGSLDAFGYCRIEGRIKDLIIRGGENVYPAEIEQFLHTHPKVNEVQVVGVADARMGEEICACIKVKDEQELSQEDVKAFCKGKISHFKIPRYVMFVSSFPLTVTGKVQKHQLRQEAEERLGLAEAVASARSDDTSA, from the exons ATGATTGCAAACATCGTGTCCCGGAGGGTTTTGCTCGGGAATGCCGTCGCTTGCTGCACGGGGAAACGTGCACGCTCATGGCCGCTTGCCTCCACCAGTCG CGGCATCCACGTGGACGCGCCCCCGGTGATTCCCACGCTGACGAGCAGTTACGCTCACGGCACGTCGTCCTTCTCTTTGCTCAACGCCACGGTGGGCGAGGCGCTGGTCCGGGCGGCCGACACCTGGCCCGACCGGGAGGCCGTCATCTTTGTGCAGGACGGCGTGCGCAAGACCTTCGGCGACTTCAACCAGGAC GTGGAGCGGGCCGCCTCCGGCCTTCTGGCCGTGGGCTTGCGTCCGGGTGAGCGCCTGGGTATTTGGGGGCCCAATACGTACGAGTGGCTGCTGATGCAGTTCGCCACGGCCAAAGCGGGCATCATCATG GTGTCCGTTAACCCGGCCTATCAGCTGGAGGAGGCGGAGTTTGCCCTCAGGAAG gtgGGCTGCAAGGCGGTGGTGTGCCCGGAGGCCTTCAAGACCCAAAAGTACTGTGAAATGTTGCGGCTCATCTGCCCAGAGATGGCCACGTGCCCCGCCGGAGACATCCGCAGCAGCCG GCTGCCCGATCTGCGCTGTGTGATCGTGCTGGACGGCGGCCGCCATCCCGGAGCCTTCAGCCTAGACCAGGTGCTGCAGGCGGGCGATGGGCGCTCCCTGCGTCAACTGCACGAGCTCCGACTGTCCTGCGATGACCCCATTAACATCCAGTTTACCTCG GGAACGACAGGGCAACCCAAAGGAGCCACACTGACGCATCACAACGTAGTCAACAACGCTTTCTTTGTGGGCAAGCGTGTGGGCTTCGACTGGCAG CCCTCCACGCGAGTGTGCGTGCCCGTGCCGCTCTACCACTGCTTCGGCTCGGTGGGCGGCGGCATCTGCATGGCCGTCCACGGCATCTCGCTGGTTTTCCCTTCGCCCTGGTACAGCAGCAAAGACAACCTGGACGCCATGCAGAAGGAGAA GTGCACCTTTGTGTACGGGACGCCCACCATGTACGTGGACATGACCAGTCAGCCCGACGTGCACAAGTATGACCTATCGTCTGTGGTTGGAG GCCTCATCGCAGGCTCGCCGTGCCCTCCCGAGCTGGTCAAACGCATCATCTCCACCATGGGCATCAAGGAAATCACG GCCCATGCCGTCCAGCTGGAGCCTCTCCAGGTAGCGGCCGAAAGAGCTGTAGGCGCGCTCGGGGATGCTCTTCATGGGGTTCCCGCCCAAGGCCAGCTCCTCCACCACGCGCAGCTTGCTCAAGGCAGCAGCGGGGTAGACGGCCAGCTGGTTGCGCTCCAGGTGCAGCGCGGCCAGGTTCTCCACATCGTCCAGGGATCCGGCGTGGAGCGTGCTCAGCTGGTTGCTGCTCACGTGCAGCCAGCGCAGGTCCTTGGCGCCGGCGAAGGTGCCGGGGCGGAGCTGGCGGAGCTTGttgtcgtccaggcgcagcaCAAAGAGGTTGACCAGAGGCGAGAAGACGCCTTTGGCCAGCTCGCCGATGCGGTTGTGGTCCAGGTGCAGGTAGGTGAGCCGGCTCAGGTCTCGGAAGGCGTCGGGCTGGATGCTGGCGATCTGGTTGTGCGAAAGGTACAGGTACACCAGCTGGCTCAGGCCCTTGAAGGCGTTGGCCGCGAGCTGGCGCAGCTGGCAGTGCTGCATGTGCAGCGACACCAGGCCGCCGCTGTCGGCGAAGGCGGCGCCCGGAACGCCGCCCAGCGGGTTCCTCTGCAAGTTGAGCAGCCGTGTGGACGCCGACACGCGTGGGATCTTCTTGAGGCCCGCGCCCTCGCAGATGACGTGCTGCAGGTCGCCATGGCAGTGGCACGGGCTCGGGCACTGGCCGGGTGCAGCCCCGGCCGTCGGGAAGctcgccagcagcagcagcagcaggcagcTCACGCGCCGCATCTCGTCCTCGGACTGAGCCGCCCGACTTTGGGGCGCCGGCAAAAG ATCGGATACGGCACCACGGAAAACAGTCCCGTCACCTTTTGTGGCTCGCCATTGGACAACATGGACAGGAAGTGCAACACGGTCGGTTACATCATAGACCATACGGAG GCCAAAATCATCAACCCCTCCAACGGGCAGCTGCTTCCGTTGGGATCTTCCGGTGAGATCCTGATCCGAGGCTACTGCGTCATGTTGGGCTACTGGAACGACCCGGACAAGACCCGCGAGTGCATCGGCGAAGACGGCTGGTACAAGACCGG GGACATCGGCAGCTTGGATGCGTTCGGCTACTGTCGCATCGAAGGCCGCATCAAGGACCTCATCATCCGAGGAGGCGAAAACGTCTACCCTGCCGAGATCGAGCAGTTCTTGCACACGCACCCCAAAGTCAATGAAGTGCAG GTGGTGGGCGTGGCGGACGCCCGCATGGGCGAGGAGATTTGCGCATGCATCAAAGTGAAGGATGAGCAGGAGTTGAGCCAAGAGGACGTCAAGGCTTTCTGCAAGGGGAAG ATTTCTCACTTCAAGATTCCTCGCTACGTCATGTTTGTCAGCAGCTTTCCGCTAACCGTCACCGGAAAG GTCCAGAAGCACCAACTCCGCCAGGAGGCGGAGGAGCGACTGGGACTCGCCGAGGCCGTGGCGTCCGCCCGTTCCGATGACACCTCAGCGTGA
- the acsf2 gene encoding medium-chain acyl-CoA ligase ACSF2, mitochondrial isoform X2, which yields MIANIVSRRVLLGNAVACCTGKRARSWPLASTSRGIHVDAPPVIPTLTSSYAHGTSSFSLLNATVGEALVRAADTWPDREAVIFVQDGVRKTFGDFNQDVERAASGLLAVGLRPGERLGIWGPNTYEWLLMQFATAKAGIIMVSVNPAYQLEEAEFALRKVGCKAVVCPEAFKTQKYCEMLRLICPEMATCPAGDIRSSRLPDLRCVIVLDGGRHPGAFSLDQVLQAGDGRSLRQLHELRLSCDDPINIQFTSGTTGQPKGATLTHHNVVNNAFFVGKRVGFDWQPSTRVCVPVPLYHCFGSVGGGICMAVHGISLVFPSPWYSSKDNLDAMQKEKCTFVYGTPTMYVDMTSQPDVHKYDLSSVVGGLIAGSPCPPELVKRIISTMGIKEITIGYGTTENSPVTFCGSPLDNMDRKCNTVGYIIDHTEAKIINPSNGQLLPLGSSGEILIRGYCVMLGYWNDPDKTRECIGEDGWYKTGDIGSLDAFGYCRIEGRIKDLIIRGGENVYPAEIEQFLHTHPKVNEVQVVGVADARMGEEICACIKVKDEQELSQEDVKAFCKGKISHFKIPRYVMFVSSFPLTVTGKVQKHQLRQEAEERLGLAEAVASARSDDTSA from the exons ATGATTGCAAACATCGTGTCCCGGAGGGTTTTGCTCGGGAATGCCGTCGCTTGCTGCACGGGGAAACGTGCACGCTCATGGCCGCTTGCCTCCACCAGTCG CGGCATCCACGTGGACGCGCCCCCGGTGATTCCCACGCTGACGAGCAGTTACGCTCACGGCACGTCGTCCTTCTCTTTGCTCAACGCCACGGTGGGCGAGGCGCTGGTCCGGGCGGCCGACACCTGGCCCGACCGGGAGGCCGTCATCTTTGTGCAGGACGGCGTGCGCAAGACCTTCGGCGACTTCAACCAGGAC GTGGAGCGGGCCGCCTCCGGCCTTCTGGCCGTGGGCTTGCGTCCGGGTGAGCGCCTGGGTATTTGGGGGCCCAATACGTACGAGTGGCTGCTGATGCAGTTCGCCACGGCCAAAGCGGGCATCATCATG GTGTCCGTTAACCCGGCCTATCAGCTGGAGGAGGCGGAGTTTGCCCTCAGGAAG gtgGGCTGCAAGGCGGTGGTGTGCCCGGAGGCCTTCAAGACCCAAAAGTACTGTGAAATGTTGCGGCTCATCTGCCCAGAGATGGCCACGTGCCCCGCCGGAGACATCCGCAGCAGCCG GCTGCCCGATCTGCGCTGTGTGATCGTGCTGGACGGCGGCCGCCATCCCGGAGCCTTCAGCCTAGACCAGGTGCTGCAGGCGGGCGATGGGCGCTCCCTGCGTCAACTGCACGAGCTCCGACTGTCCTGCGATGACCCCATTAACATCCAGTTTACCTCG GGAACGACAGGGCAACCCAAAGGAGCCACACTGACGCATCACAACGTAGTCAACAACGCTTTCTTTGTGGGCAAGCGTGTGGGCTTCGACTGGCAG CCCTCCACGCGAGTGTGCGTGCCCGTGCCGCTCTACCACTGCTTCGGCTCGGTGGGCGGCGGCATCTGCATGGCCGTCCACGGCATCTCGCTGGTTTTCCCTTCGCCCTGGTACAGCAGCAAAGACAACCTGGACGCCATGCAGAAGGAGAA GTGCACCTTTGTGTACGGGACGCCCACCATGTACGTGGACATGACCAGTCAGCCCGACGTGCACAAGTATGACCTATCGTCTGTGGTTGGAG GCCTCATCGCAGGCTCGCCGTGCCCTCCCGAGCTGGTCAAACGCATCATCTCCACCATGGGCATCAAGGAAATCACG ATCGGATACGGCACCACGGAAAACAGTCCCGTCACCTTTTGTGGCTCGCCATTGGACAACATGGACAGGAAGTGCAACACGGTCGGTTACATCATAGACCATACGGAG GCCAAAATCATCAACCCCTCCAACGGGCAGCTGCTTCCGTTGGGATCTTCCGGTGAGATCCTGATCCGAGGCTACTGCGTCATGTTGGGCTACTGGAACGACCCGGACAAGACCCGCGAGTGCATCGGCGAAGACGGCTGGTACAAGACCGG GGACATCGGCAGCTTGGATGCGTTCGGCTACTGTCGCATCGAAGGCCGCATCAAGGACCTCATCATCCGAGGAGGCGAAAACGTCTACCCTGCCGAGATCGAGCAGTTCTTGCACACGCACCCCAAAGTCAATGAAGTGCAG GTGGTGGGCGTGGCGGACGCCCGCATGGGCGAGGAGATTTGCGCATGCATCAAAGTGAAGGATGAGCAGGAGTTGAGCCAAGAGGACGTCAAGGCTTTCTGCAAGGGGAAG ATTTCTCACTTCAAGATTCCTCGCTACGTCATGTTTGTCAGCAGCTTTCCGCTAACCGTCACCGGAAAG GTCCAGAAGCACCAACTCCGCCAGGAGGCGGAGGAGCGACTGGGACTCGCCGAGGCCGTGGCGTCCGCCCGTTCCGATGACACCTCAGCGTGA